Proteins co-encoded in one Fusarium fujikuroi IMI 58289 draft genome, chromosome FFUJ_chr06 genomic window:
- a CDS encoding probable isoflavone reductase family protein (CipA) — protein MESHQAQLSSTTATITTTLHSSIFSHLTTIKMAIYAKDQPADFTNSIERVAIVGAGGTVGSHIANALLQAGKHTVTALTRDGSTNDLRDGIVIATIDYNDESTLTAALKNQQLLIITLAPNAPKDTHSKLVQAAAKAGVPYIMPNGYAGDIEQVKLGKDTLLGPIAKANRDEIERLGMKWITVCCGFWFDYSLAGGESRFGFDFDKKTLTLYDDGSVKNSTSTLAQVGRAVAKVLSLKELPDDENDNSLTVSSFLNRAVYLNSFVVSQKDLFESVKRVTGTSDADWTVTHESSRKRYEDGMAQVKRGDMSGFSKLLYARAFFPEDPSDLSAKAQNELLDLPKEDLDEATKDGIALVEVLKGRGERMKH, from the exons ATGGaatctcatcaagcacaACTATCGTCTACTACAGCTACAATTACAACTACTCTTCACTCTTCCATATTTTCACATTTGACAACGATCAAGATGGCCATTTACGCTAAGGACCAGCCAGCAGACTTTACCAACTCCATCGAGAGAGTCGCAATCGTCGGC GCCGGTGGTACAGTCGGCTCTCACATCGCGAACGCACTTCTCCAAGCCGGAAAACATACCGTAACCGCTCTGACCCGTGATGGAAGCACTAACGACCTTCGCGACGGAATTGTAATCGCCACGATCGACTATAATGACGAATCAACACTCACCGCTGCCCTGAAGAACCAGCAGTTACTCATCATAACCTTGGCTCCCAACGCTCCCAAAGATACTCACAGCAAACTCGTCCAGGCAGCCGCCAAAGCCGGTGTTCCGTACATCATGCCGAACGGATACGCTGGCGACATTGAACAGGTCAAGCTTGGGAAAGACACCCTCCTTGGACCGATCGCCAAAGCGAacagagatgagattgagagaCTTGGTATGAAGTGGATCACCGTTTGTTGCGGATTCTGGTTCGACTACAGTCTTGCTGGCGGTGAGAGTCGTTTCGgatttgactttgacaaaaAGACACTTACGCTTTATGACGATGGGAGTGTGAAGAACTCGACATCCACACTCGCGCAGGTTGGAAGAGCTGTTGCCAAGGTTCTGAGCTTGAAGGAACTTCCCGATGATGAAAACGACAATAGTCTCACGGTCTCAAGTTTCTTAAACCGGGCTGTTTACTTGAACAGCTTCGTCGTCAGCCAGAAAGACCTGTTTGAGAGTGTCAAGCGCGTCACTGGTACTTCAGACGCGGACTGGACTGTTACTCATGAGTCGAGCAGGAAACGGTATGAGGACGGTATGGCGCAGGTCAAGCGAGGAGACATGTCTGGGTTCAGTAAGCTGCTCTACGCGAGAGCGTTCTTCCCGGAGGATCCGAGTGATTTGTCTGCGAAAGCGCAGAATGAGCTGCTTGACTTGCCGAAAGAGGATTTGGATGAGGCTACGAAGGATGGAATCGCTTTGGTTGAGGTTCTGAAAGGTCGCGGTGAGCGCATGAAGCATTAG
- a CDS encoding related to calcium-binding protein caleosin produces the protein MDFDDPKNTKSYSDALKVDPNSIITTSIDAVPVTVERKPYQPGVDKPRLAHAGVARANLAATHERPEGTTENDWAQRHQDQTVLQQHCDFFDKDHDGVIWPIDTFRGFYQLGYGIILSVISVLVIHGNFSYPTQSSLLPDPFFRIHIDNIHKDKHGSDTGTYDTEGRFIPQKFEDIFSKYAEGRDYLTIWDVSNLMKGQRLIADPIGWGGAFFEWLATYILLWPDDGRMMKEDIRGIYDGSLFYKVAARRAPK, from the exons ATGGACTTCGACGATCCCAAAAACACAAAGTCTTACTCTGATGCGCTAAAGGTCGATCCGAATTCCATTATTACGACTTCAATTGATGCAGTTCCTGTAACCGTTGAACGGAAGCCGTATCAACCGGGGGTTGATAAGCCTCGACTGGCCCATGCAG GAGTTGCGAGAGCCAATCTTGCTGCAACTCACGAGCGCCCTGAGGGAACGACCGAGAATGACTGGGCTCAACGGCACCAGGATCAAACT GTTCTGCAGCAGCATTGCGATTTCTTTGATAAG GACCACGATGGAGTGATATGGCCAATTGACACCTTCAGAGGCTTCTATCAGCTAGGCTACGGAATCATTTTATCCGTAATCTCCGTCTTGGTTATCCATGGGAACTTCTCGTATCCAACACAATCCTCGCTCCTCCCCGATCCCTTCTTCCGAATCCACATCGACAACATTCACAAGGATAAGCATGGCAGCGACACTGGGACTTACGATACCGAAGGACGATTCATTCCACAGAAGTTCGAAgacatcttctccaagtATGCAGAAGGTCGTGATTACTTGACGATATGGGATGTGAGTAATTTGATGAAAGGCCAAAGACTCATCGCCGATCCCATCGGATGGGGTGGTGCCTTCTTTGAGT GGTTGGCGACCTACATCTTACTTTGGCCAGATGATGGGCGTATGATGAAGGAGGATATTAGAGGGATCTACGACGGAAGCCTCTTCTACAAGGTCGCCGCTCGACGAGCACCGAAGTAA
- a CDS encoding related to vegetatible incompatibility protein HET-E-1 yields MTSSSCLWTKARENLPADVKEWLASLEYGIQPSATATEQIDALIEQTTTKQKDLEKSNHRFRKYFDKIIYWLDKVKGIGDVISSFDPVHAALPWAAFRFALQVILAEREQTDSVLQLLASTPHLVFSGRVLERVYTNESINSQGPQEEVEIGQQCIDSLHDELIKLYCALLGALKYCHSIVSQHKVKRKATAIFNSSEVASIHKDLAAQHTKVLSCGETCHKFLSHVLSRKSLDLLAQVQPSLAELGDRVRELLVQIDVSERRKTLGAISSVMFRSHHEEVSRKRTKGTCEWILRKNKFIQWEESDSCIAILYGNPGAGKTFIISRVIDYALEKAETSEGLAFFYCKRDEENRRNPQDILRSILRQLSTPVRDIESGTIHAALKNLPNKLALKGTTINVSTCENLLGELVEDYPRTTIILDALDECDRNTREELMRVFSNLASRSSKVRVFISSRHDEDIQRHFKNTPIIEMLATDNEEDIASFVEEKLLRDSRWVEISPELQKEIKARFHEKSLGMFQWAALQVDQIRRLKLWSEANIRQQLSISPTGLDAAYEVVWNQIHEMSSYEQQLARRAFQWTLCAFRPLETPELSLMMHIDPDSGKKESDTVLEAETIQCICGNLLVYDLQSEVWRFSHLSAREYFENYHFNILQCHYQVTISSIKFLERDLVWLPPDEKTQIVSPFRIVAPIRPDPNSRCVEYTATCDYIVTNVFRHAHELDTPEFRHIELSNLLQNFFEPISKGSSSFQAWRRLSIEKESSRSFLNTTSRGSPIWEGLLATPLQVMSTYGLFYILRGLWEKSEGEWDSFPKWLPSPLTLAIDHGHEYIWNFMLLAKANVNSGIPRPLTAAIRHEDMEAFEALLEAGADVNNVFLQPSSLEALSDLRNSCHMEPDEPLKTALWVFNNESRRYFIERLVDQGADVKLRTQFESVLEIAVEYADEETVGILLNANTEEYSPDHLLRLAAQNKIFNLVPLFVKLGANIEKPWEGVLPSVWALRQGNLPNVRSLLEMSDTQMDLSCHKTREAFLSALKTNCGTEIFPVLSNAGVSIDGRKVEADVFDRALTLYSRYERKLRLYPAHGPLPSPYLKAKSHHELSFFGTLLEALANFSDRTDVGFGSVLAGAAFHGRIYHCRAVLDHGEFHTEQERQDQFRNALFAVIRGHLSFRSRQSADDWWRPLGYEILDPRHRRVLRLLFKRGLEVYMPIYDSLAPSLPVVQINLAGYEVSEPCLMYGRDHYAYFSRFWLFIMWHLQNSTSPQLPIRSQLRRWQFPGMLSPTFTIVANLTAASGAQSNYFIKLFIRGNHSQFIISPASTEARRSLSHISDDKRWKRYKPESFGVIRYSYHDLGVETSNTEDAIASRKFEAYQDSLRGNNMVWIFLALIVGLFSCFFCSTSVDQGILVSISNVFE; encoded by the exons ATGACTAGCTCATCATGCTTATGGACAAAGGCGCGTGAAAATCTCCCAGCGGATGTCAAAGAATGGTTAGCCTCCCTCGAATATGGCATACAGCCCAGCGCGACCGCGACCGAACAGATCGATGCGCTCATtgaacaaacaacaacaaagcaGAAAGACCTTGAAAAGTCCAACCACAGGTTTAGAAAGTATTTTGATAAGATCATTTATTGGTTAGATAAGGTCAAAGGAATTGGTGATGTCATCTCTTCCTTCGACCCCGTACATGCAGCACTCCCATGGGCTGCATTTCGCTTCGCCTTACAG GTTATATTAGCCGAAAGAGAGCAAACAGATAGcgtccttcagcttcttgctTCTACCCCGCACTTGGTTTTCTCCGGTCGCGTTCTAGAGAGGGTCTATACAAATGAGTCCATAAATAGTCAAGGACCTCAGGAAGAGGTCGAAATCGGTCAACAATGCATTGACAGCTTGCACGATGAGCTTATTAAACTTTACTGCGCCCTGCTAGGTGCCCTTAAGTACTGCCACTCGATTGTTAGCCAGCATAAGGTCAAACGCAAAGCCACAGCGATATTTAACTCATCCGAGGTGGCGAGCATCCATAAGGACCTTGCAGCGCAACACACAAAGGTCCTAAGCTGCGGAGAAACCTGTCATAAATTCCTGAGTCATGTCCTGTCGCGCAAGTCTCTCGACTTGTTGGCGCAGGTCCAGCCATCTCTCGCCGAGCTAGGGGACCGAGTCCGAGAGCTACTTGTACAGATTGATGTGTCCGAGCGACGCAAGACACTTGGAGCTATCTCTTCCGTCATGTTTCGTTCTCATCACGAAGAAGTCAGCAGAAAGCGAACTAAGGGTACTTGTGAGTGGATATTGAGGAAGAACAAGTTTATTCAATGGGAGGAAAGCGACTCATGCATTGCCATTCTCTATGGGAATC CTGGAGCCGGCAAAACGTTTATCATTTCAAGAGTAATCGACTACGCCCTCGAGAAGGCTGAAACTAGCGAGGGATTGGCCTTCTTCTATTGCAAGAGGGACGAAGAGAATCGACGAAATCCTCAGGATATCCTCCGCAGTATTCTTCGTCAGCTATCCACTCCTGTCCGGGATATCGAAAGTGGAACTATCCACGCCGCTCTCAAGAACCTGCCAAACAAGCTTGCACTCAAGGGCACAACCATTAACGTGTCAACATGCGAAAACCTGCTTGGGGAGCTGGTTGAAGATTATCCCAGAACCACCATTATTCTTGACGCTCTGGATGAGTGTGACAGAAACACCCGAGAGGAGCTTATGAGGGTCTTCAGTAATCTAGCCAGTAGGAGCTCAAAGGTTCGGGTCTTTATCTCCAGCAGACATGATGAGGACATTCAACGTCACTTCAAGAATACTCCTATCATAGAAATGCTGGCAACAGACAATGAGGAAGACATCGCTTCTTTTGTTGAAGAAAAACTACTGCGCGACTCTCGCTGGGTAGAAATAAGCCCAGAACTTCAGAAAGAGATCAAAGCGAGGTTTCACGAGAAAAGCCTAGGAATGTTCCAATGGGCAGCACTCCAAGTTGACCAAATTCGCCGGTTGAAACTATGGAGTGAAGCAAATATTCGACAGCAACTTAGTATCTCACCTACCGGGCTCGATGCTGCATATGAAGTGGTCTGGAATCAGATCCACGAGATGTCTTCATACGAACAGCAGCTGGCTAGGCGAGCCTTTCAATGGACTTTATGTGCATTCAGACCCTTGGAAACACCCGAGCTATCACTTATGATGCACATCGACCCGGACTCCGGTAAGAAAGAATCCGATACAGTGTTGGAAGCGGAAACTATCCAGTGTATCTGCGGAAACCTGCTAGTCTATGATCTGCAGTCCGAAGTTTGGCGATTCTCACACTTGTCAGCCCGAGAATATTTTGAGAATTATCATTTCAACATCCTTCAATGTCATTACCAGGTTACTATTTCTTCTATCAAGTTCCTTGAAAGAGATTTGGTCTGGTTGCCACCCGATGAAAAGACACAGATTGTATCCCCCTTTCGGATAGTTGCACCGATCCGGCCGGATCCGAATAGTCGCTGTGTTGAGTATACAGCTACTTGTGACTATATTGTAACGAATGTATTCCGGCATGCCCATGAACTAGATACGCCTGAATTTAGACACATCGAACTGTCAAATCTTTTACAGAACTTTTTCGAGCCGATTTCCAAGGGCAGCTCGTCTTTCCAGGCTTGGAGGAGACTCTCGATAGAAAAGGAAAGCAGTAGATCGTTTCTCAACACAACGAGTCGAGGATCGCCAATCTGGGAAGGGTTATTGGCTACACCTCTTCAGGTAATGTCTACTTACgggctattttatatcttgAGAGGCTTATGGGAGAAGTCTGAGGGCGAATGGGACTCATTCCCCAAGTGGTTACCATCTCCCCTTACCCTAGCTATTGATCATGGGCATGAATATATCTGGAACTTCATGTTGCTCGCAAAGGCGAACGTTAACAGCGGGATCCCGCGGCCGTTGACAGCAGCAATACGACATGAGGACATGGAAGCCTTTGAAGCACTGCTTGAAGCTGGGGCAGATGTGAACAATGTGTTTCTACAGCCTAGCTCTCTGGAAGCTCTAAGCGACCTAAGAAATTCTTGCCACATGGAGCCAGATGAACCTCTGAAAACTGCGTTGTGGGTCTTCAACAACGAAAGTCGAAGATATTTCATAGAGAGACTCGTTGATCAAGGTGCAGACGTCAAATTAAGGACACAGTTTGAAAGTGTTTTGGAGATCGCTGTCGAGTATGCCGATGAGGAAACCGTTGGTATTCTTCTCAACGCAAATACAGAGGAGTACAGTCCAGATCACCTCCTTCGACTGGCAGCTCAGAACAAGATATTCAACCTTGTTCCATTATTCGTAAAGCTTGGCGCCAATATCGAAAAGCCGTGGGAAGGGGTTTTACCATCAGTGTGGGCATTGAGGCAAGGGAATCTACCGAATGTTCGATCCTTGTTGGAAATGTCAGATACGCAAATGGACCTGTCCTGTCACAAGACCAGAGAGGCATTTCTCTCAGCTCTAAAGACGAACTGCGGTACGGAGATTTTCCCTGTTCTCTCGAACGCTGGGGTCTCCATAGATGGCAGAAAAGTTGAGGCCGATGTCTTTGACCGAGCCTTAACCTTGTATTCCAGATACGAGCGCAAACTCCGTCTCTATCCTGCCCATGGGCCTTTACCGAGTCCGTACCTAAAGGCCAAATCCCACCATGAGCTTAGCTTCTTTGGAACTTTACTCGAGGCCTTGGCAAACTTCTCGGACAGAACTGACGTCGGATTTGGGAGTGTACTAGCCGGGGCTGCTTTTCATGGCAGAATATATCATTGCCGTGCTGTTCTTGATCACGGCGAGTTTCACACCGAACAGGAACGACAAGACCAATTTCGGAACGCTTTGTTCGCTGTCATACGCGGACATCTGAGCTTTCGATCTCGGCAATCTGCTGACGATTGGTGGAGGCCTCTTGGTTACGAGATTCTTGATCCGAGACATCGCCGGGTTCTACGACTCTTGTTTAAGAGAGGGTTGGAAGTTTACATGCCAATCTATGATTCATTGGCACCGTCGCTTCCAGTGGTTCAGATCAACCTAGCGGGATATGAAGTCAGCGAACCATGTCTCATGTACGGAAGAGATCACTACGCATACTTTTCACGATTttggctcttcatcatgtgGCATCTACAGAATAGCACATCGCCACAGCTCCCAATTCGTTCGCAGCTTCGACGATGGCAGTTTCCTGGAATGTTATCGCCTACATTTACCATTGTCGCAAACTTGACGGCAGCTTCTGGCGCCCAGTCAAATtacttcatcaagctttTCATTCGCGGCAATCATTCTcagtttattattagtccAGCAAGTACGGAAGCTCGCAGGTCATTGAGTCATATATCAGACGACAAGAGATGGAAAAGATATAAGCCTGAGAGTTTTGGGGTCATCAGATACTCATATCATGATTTAGGAGTTGAAACATCGAATACTGAAGATGCGATTGCATCTCGCAAGTTTGAGGCCTATCAGGACTCACTTCGCGGCAACAATATGGTTTGGATTTTCCTTGCGTTGATTGTTGGattgttttcttgctttttTTGCTCTACCTCTGTCGACCAGGGAATCTTAGTCAGTATTTCAAACGTCTTCGAATAG
- a CDS encoding related to aldo-keto reductase family protein: MDKALQTGLSAGMSAVSGFHSKKPNWADPETAGANVLPTSYCPQPSTRVEFPSAQKPVRASHICIGAWSWGDKSTWQWDQKELPQVMLAWKTLYEAGINFIDTAEAYGNGESERIIGELVKDIPRETIVIQTKYFSTPLKAANFIHPVDAPVKSLKASLLRMNLEYVDIYLVHGPIHPQSIATIAEGMAQCVEQGLAHSIGVANYDVEDVQKINDELAKFNIPLATNQCEYNILRRYPELTGNIEKCKASGMIFQSYSSLAQGRLTGKYTKDNPPPKSHRFSSYKMEDLEPVLETLERVAERRRKSIAAVALNYNISKGVLPVVGIRNVEQAKCAIEALGWRLTDSEIVEIDKVSIVGDKTVLWQQG, translated from the coding sequence ATGGACAAAGCACTGCAAACCGGCCTTTCCGCAGGCATGTCTGCTGTGTCAGGCTTCCATTCCAAGAAGCCCAATTGGGCAGACCCCGAAACTGCCGGCGCCAACGTCCTTCCTACATCATACTGCCCCCAACCCAGCACTCGCGTGGAGTTTCCGAGTGCTCAAAAGCCAGTAAGAGCTTCTCATATCTGCATTGGGGCTTGGTCGTGGGGTGATAAGTCGACTTGGCAATGGGATCAAAAGGAACTACCGCAGGTCATGTTGGCTTGGAAGACGCTTTATGAGGCcggcatcaacttcattgACACAGCTGAAGCTTATGGAAATGGAGAGAGCGAGAGGATAATCGGAGAACTGGTTAAGGATATTCCCCGCGAGACCATCGTCATACAGACAAAATATTTCAGCACTCCTCTCAAGGCTGCTAACTTCATTCATCCTGTCGATGCGCCCGTCAAGAGTCTCAAGGCCAGTCTTCTGCGCATGAACCTCGAATACGTAGACATTTATCTGGTTCATGGACCGATCCATCCGCAGAGCATCGCAACAATCGCTGAGGGAATGGCTCAATGCGTTGAACAAGGCCTTGCGCACTCAATTGGAGTAGCCAACTATGACGTTGAAGACGTTCAAAAGATCAACGATGAGCTTGCCAAGTTCAACATCCCTCTCGCGACAAACCAATGCGAGTACAACATTCTCCGTCGCTACCCTGAGCTCACCGGCAATATCGAGAAGTGCAAGGCCAGCGGCATGATCTTCCAGTCATACTCATCACTTGCGCAAGGAAGATTGACTGGCAAGTACACCAAGGACAACCCGCCACCCAAATCACACCGATTCAGCAGCTATAAAatggaggatcttgagccTGTACTTGAGACTTTGGAGAGGGTTGCTGAGAGACGGCGCAAGAGCATCGCCGCTGTTGCGCTGAACTATAATATCAGCAAGGGAGTCTTACCAGTTGTTGGGATCAGGAACGTTGAGCAGGCAAAATGTGCTATTGAGGCGCTTGGATGGAGGCTTACGGATAGTgagattgttgagattgATAAGGTCAGCATTGTTGGAGACAAGACTGTGCTTTGGCAGCAAGGCTAG
- a CDS encoding related to N-hydroxyarylamine sulfotransferase → MATTNGTNGNMPVKTREESNHHMESSIWNDVKFRPDDIIITTYAKSGTTWVQQIVSQLIHQGDPTVPAGSLSPWVDMRIVPKPVMLELIESQTHRRFLKTHLPLDALVWSPQAKYIFIARDGRDMVWSIHHHMYHATDTFYSFFENTGFEGKPPQRPSENPKDIFDQLVKDDMPSSIGWPFWSHIRGWWEHRDQPNLLLVHFNDLKADLEGGIKRIAKFLEIPDMPEDKFNDVVEHSTFDWMKEHAHLAAPPQAEVAWENGAKDFVYKGTNSRWKDVLSEEDCQAYDERAKKELGEECANWLQHGGWLK, encoded by the exons ATGGCGACAACCAATGGAACCAACGGCAATATGCCGGTGAAGACTCGTGAGGAGAGTAACCATCACATGGAGTCGTCTATCTGGAACGATGTCAAGTTCAGACCagatgatatcatcatcacgacCTACGCCAAGTCAGGCACAACT TGGGTTCAACAGATCGTCTCACAACTGATCCACCAAGGTGACCCAACCGTCCCCGCAGGCTCCCTCTCACCGTGGGTCGATATGCGCATTGTCCCCAAGCCCGTCATGCTGGAGCTCATCGAGTCCCAAACTCACCGCCGCTTCCTCAAGACACATCTCCctcttgatgctcttgtcTGGAGTCCCCAAGCCAAGTATATCTTCATCGCACGCGACGGTCGTGACATGGTGTGGAGTATTCATCACCATATGTATCACGCTACAGATACCTTCTACAGCTTTTTCGAGAACACGGGCTTCGAAGGCAAGCCTCCTCAGCGACCTAGTGAGAACCCCAAAGACATTTTCGATCAGCTTGTGAAGGATGATATGCCAAGTTCCATTGGTTGGCCTTTCTGGAGTCATATTCGTGGATGGTGGGAGCATCGGGACCAACcgaatcttcttcttgttcacTTCAACGATCTTAAGGCTGATCTAGAGGGAGGAATCAAGCGAATTGCTAAGTTTTTGGAGATTCCCGACATGCCGGAGGATAAGTTCAACGATGTCGTTGAGCATTCTACGTTTGACTGGATGAAAGAGCATGCGCATCTCGCGGCGCCGCCTCAGGCTGAGGTTGCTTGGGAGAACGGTGCGAAGGACTTTGTGTACAAAGGAACGAATTCAAGATGGAAGGATGTACTGTCTGAAGAGGATTGTCAAGCGTATGATGAGAGGGCAAagaaggagcttggtgaggagTGTGCAAACTGGCTGCAACACGGAGGTTGGCTGAAGTGA